In Callospermophilus lateralis isolate mCalLat2 chromosome 19, mCalLat2.hap1, whole genome shotgun sequence, the following are encoded in one genomic region:
- the Rps15a gene encoding small ribosomal subunit protein uS8 translates to MVRMNVLADALKSINNAEKRGKRQVLIRPCSKVIVRFLTVMMKHGYIGEFEIIDDHRAGKIVVNLTGRLNKCGVISPRFDVQLKDLEKWQNNLLPSRQFGFIVLTTSAGIMDHEEARRKHTGGKILGFFF, encoded by the exons ATGGTGCGCATGAACGTCCTGGCTGATGCTCTCAAGAGCATCAACAATGCCGAAAAGAGAGGCAAACGCCAGGTCCTTATTAGGCCGTGCTCCAAAGTCATTGTCCGGTTTCTAACTGTGATGATGAAGCATG GTTACATTGGCGAATTTGAAATCATTGATGATCACAGAGCTGGGAAAATTGTTGTCAACCTCACAGGCAGGTTAAACAAG TGTGGAGTGATAAGCCCCAGATTTGATGTGCAGCTCAAAGACCTGGAAAAATGGCAGAATAATCTGCTCCCATCCCGTCAGTTTGG TTTCATTGTATTGACAACCTCTGCTGGCATCATGGACCACGAAGAAGCAAGAAGAAAACACACAGGAGGAAAAATCCTGGGATTCTTTTTCTAG